A stretch of the Leopardus geoffroyi isolate Oge1 chromosome B2, O.geoffroyi_Oge1_pat1.0, whole genome shotgun sequence genome encodes the following:
- the LOC123609445 gene encoding putative olfactory receptor 2B8, translating into MDPKNGSSSTGFILLGFSDRPQLERVLFVVLLIFYLLTLLGNTSIIALSRLDPHLQTPMYFFLSNLSFLDLCYTTSTVPQLLVHLRGADKSISFAGCVAQLFVSLGLGCTECILLGVMAFDCYAAVCRPLHYTVIMHPRLCALMASASWFIGFTNSSLQTVLIFLVPLCGRNKIDHFFCEIPPLLKLACVDTTVNESEAFFASMIILLIPVALITFSYGRIVRVVLAIKSASGQRKAFGTCGSHLTVVSLFYGSAIYAYLQPSNNHSQDQGKFVSLFYTIVTPMANPFIYTLRNKDVMGAMKKVFCRSFDSR; encoded by the coding sequence ATGGACCCGAAAAATGGCAGTTCTTCCACGGGCTTTATCCTGCTGGGTTTCTCTGACCGGCCTCAGCTGGAGCGAGTCCTCTTTGTGGTTCTTCTGATCTTCTATCTGCTCACCCTGCTGGGAAACACAAGCATCATTGCGTTGTCCCGCCTGGACCCACACCTGCAGactcccatgtactttttcctctcCAACCTAAGCTTTCTGGACCTGTGTTACACGACCAGCACTGTTCCTCAGCTGCTGGTTCATCTCAGGGGAGCAGACAAGTCTATCTCCTTCGCTGGCTGTGTAGCTCAGCTGTTTGTCTCTCTAGGGTTGGGATGCACAGAATGCATTCTGTTGGGGGTGATGGCGTTTGATTGCTACGCAGCCGTCTGCAGGCCCCTGCACTACACAGTGATCATGCACCCCCGTCTCTGTGCCCTGATGGCTTCTGCATCGTGGTTCATTGGTTTCACCAACTCCTCATTGCAGACGGTGCTCATCTTTCTTGTACCACTTtgtgggagaaataaaatagatcacTTCTTTTGTGAGATCCCCCCACTGCTCAAGCTTGCCTGTGTTGACACCACTGTGAATGAATCTGAGGCCTTCTTTGCCAGTATGATCATTCTCCTCATACCTGTGGCACTAATCACATTCTCCTATGGTCGGATTGTCAGGGTGGTCTTAGCAATAAAGTCAGCTTCAGGGCAGAGGAAAGCATTTGGGACATGTGGGTCCCACCTCACGGTGGTCTCCCTGTTCTATGGCTCGGCCATCTATGCTTACCTCCAGCCCAGCAACAACCATTCCCAGGATCAGGGCAAGTTCGTTTCTCTTTTCTACACCATTGTCACCCCCATGGCCAACCCCTTCATATATACCCTGCGGAACAAGGATGTGATGGGAGCAATGAAAAAAGTGTTCTGTAGGAGCTTTGACTCCAGATGA
- the LOC123609389 gene encoding putative olfactory receptor 2B8, which yields MDQKNGSSLTGFILLGFSDRPQLERVLFVVLLIFYLLTLLGNTSIIALSRLDPHLQTPMYFFLSNLSFLDLCYTTSTVPQLLVHLRGADKSVSFAVCVAQLFVYLRLGGTECFLLGVMAFDHYAAICMPLHFTVIMRPRLCALMASASWLIGFVNSSLQMVLPFLVPLCGRNKIDHFFCEVTPLLKLACVDTTVNESELFSVSVIIVLILMAVITFSYVQIVRAMLRIKSVLGQRKAFGTCGSHLTVVSLFYGTGIYIYLQPSNNYSQDQGNFISLFYTIVTPMVNPFIYTLRNKDVTGAMRKVCVGAMTPDD from the coding sequence ATGGACCAGAAAAATGGAAGTTCTCTCACTGGCTTTATCCTGCTGGGTTTCTCTGACCGGCCTCAGCTGGAGCGAGTCCTCTTTGTGGTTCTTCTGATCTTCTATCTGCTCACCCTGCTGGGAAACACAAGCATCATTGCATTGTCCCGCCTGGACCCACACCTGCAGactcccatgtactttttcctctcCAACCTAAGCTTTCTGGACCTGTGTTACACGACCAGCACTGTTCCTCAGCTGCTGGTACATCTCAGGGGAGCAGACAAGTCTGTCTCCTTCGCTGTCTGTGTAGCTCAACTGTTTGTCTATCTAAGGTTGGGAGGCACAGAATGTTTTCTGTTGGGGGTGATGGCATTTGACCACTACGCAGCCATCTGTATGCCCCTGCACTTCACAGTGATCATGCGCCCCCGTCTCTGTGCCCTGATGGCTTCTGCATCATGGCTCATTGGTTTTGTCAACTCCTCATTGCAGATGGTGCTCCCCTTCCTTGTACCACTAtgtgggagaaataaaatagaccaCTTCTTTTGTGAGGTCACCCCACTGCTCAAGCTTGCCTGTGTTGACACCACTGTGAATGAGTCTGAGCTCTTCTCTGTCAGTGTGATCATTGTCCTCATACTTATGGCAGTAATCACATTCTCCTATGTTCAGATTGTCAGGGCAATGTTAAGAATAAAGTCAGTTTTGGGGCAGAGGAAAGCTTTTGGGACATGTGGGTCCCACCTCACCGTGGTCTCCCTGTTCTATGGCACAGGCATCTACATTTACCTTCAGCCCAGCAACAACTACTCCCAGGATCAGGGCaacttcatttctctcttctacaCCATCGTCACCCCTATGGTCAACCCCTTTATATATACCCTGCGGAACAAGGATGTGACAGGAGCAATGAGGAAGGTGTGTGTAGGGGCTATGACTCCAGATGACTGA